From the Polynucleobacter sp. MWH-UH35A genome, one window contains:
- a CDS encoding NUDIX hydrolase, with product MKFCPNCAAVLTIKIPADDSRERHVCDACGSIHYQNPRNVVGSIPVFGNQILLCRRAIEPRYGFWTLPAGFMELGESTSHGAARETLEEAGATVEIGPLYSLLNVPHAEQVHLFYLATMQTPEFSAGEESLEVALFHEDEIPWSELAFPTVKQTLEWFFADRAAGLLESGKEFHVRSRDVLPSERI from the coding sequence ATGAAGTTTTGCCCTAACTGTGCCGCTGTATTGACAATCAAAATTCCAGCGGATGATTCTCGAGAGCGTCATGTCTGCGATGCCTGTGGCAGCATTCATTATCAAAATCCCCGCAACGTTGTGGGCAGCATCCCGGTGTTTGGGAATCAAATTCTCTTGTGTCGACGTGCAATCGAGCCACGCTATGGATTTTGGACGCTCCCGGCAGGATTTATGGAATTAGGCGAAAGCACCAGTCATGGCGCTGCACGTGAAACTTTAGAAGAAGCAGGTGCCACAGTAGAGATTGGCCCGCTTTACTCATTATTAAACGTACCTCATGCAGAGCAGGTACACCTGTTTTACCTTGCTACGATGCAAACGCCAGAGTTTTCTGCCGGCGAAGAAAGTCTAGAGGTTGCACTTTTTCATGAAGATGAGATTCCATGGAGTGAGTTAGCCTTCCCCACTGTTAAGCAAACTCTCGAATGGTTCTTTGCAGATCGCGCTGCCGGCCTTTTGGAGTCTGGGAAAGAATTTCATGTTCGCAGTCGCGATGTTTTGCCATCTGAACGCATTTGA